In one Drosophila gunungcola strain Sukarami chromosome 2R unlocalized genomic scaffold, Dgunungcola_SK_2 000004F, whole genome shotgun sequence genomic region, the following are encoded:
- the LOC128254055 gene encoding TAR DNA-binding protein 43 isoform X3, with amino-acid sequence MDFVQVSEEEGDEPIELPAEEDGTLLLSTLQAQFPGSCGLKYRNLDTKAVRGVRSNEGRLFPPSVDSGWGEYLYFCVFPKENKRKSDDNLENSTAKTKRIETRLRCTDLIVLGLPWKTTEESLREYFETYGEVLMAQIKKDTKSGQSKGFGFVRFGSYDAQMRVLSNRHLIDGRWCEVKVPNSKGMGHQVPCKVFVGRCTEDINSDDLREYFSKFGEVTDVFIPRPFRAFSFVTFLDPDVAQSLCGEDHIIKGVSVHVSNAAPKAEQNRNQQVQSYNYNSANSFGMHSYHPQGNHMNPGRNGHHRVTSQGGNFLSWMAQNGGHNNANNFGGRKGSNNPNNPGANGMNKADNSGCNDPQNGNTGWSNQSSGSQNSVEKSNFL; translated from the exons ATGGATTTCGTTCAAGTTTCGGAGGAGGAGGGTGACGAGCCCATTGAGCTGCCGGCCGAGGAGGATGGCACTCTGCTGCTGTCCACCCTGCAGGCACAGTTTCCCGGATCCTGCGGCCTTAAGTATCGCAACCTGGACACGAAGGCGGTTCGAGGAGTTCGCTCCAACGAGGGCAGACTGTTTCCGCCCAGCGTGGACTCCGGCTGGGGGGAATACCTGTACTTTTGTGTGTTTCCCAAGG AAAACAAGCGCAAGAGCGACGATAACTTGGAAAACTCAACGGCCAAGACCAAACGTATTGAGACCCGGCTGCGATGCACTGATCTTATTGTACTAGGCCTGCCCTGGAAGACCACTGAGGAGAGTCTGCGGGAGTACTTTGAGACTTACGGCGAAGTGCTGATGGCCCAGATCAAGAAGGACACCAAGTCCGGGCAGTCCAAGGGCTTTGGATTCGTGCGGTTTGGCTCATACGACGCCCAGATGCGTGTTCTCTCCAACCGCCACCTCATCGACGGTCGTTGGTGCGAGGTTAAGGTGCCCAACTCCAAG GGCATGGGCCATCAGGTGCCTTGCAAGGTCTTCGTGGGCCGCTGCACAGAGGACATAAACTCGGACGACTTGCGGGAGTACTTCTCCAAGTTCGGCGAGGTTACAGACGTGTTCATTCCCCGTCCCTTTAGGGCCTTTAGTTTTGTCACTTTCCTCGATCCTGATGTGGCCCAGTCGCTGTGTGGCGAGGATCACATAATCAAGG GAGTTTCGGTGCATGTGTCGAATGCCGCCCCGAAAGCCGAGCAGAACAGGAACCAGCAGGTTCAGAGCTACAATTATAACTCGGCCAACAGCTTCGGCATGCACTCGTACCACCCGCAGGGCAACCACATGAATCCCGGCCGCAACGGACACCACAGAG TTACTTCGCAGGGAGGAAATTTTTTATCATGGATGGCCCAGAACGGTGGCCACAACAATGCCAACAACTTTGGCGGACGGAAGGGATCGAATAACCCGAACAACCCGGGCGCCAACGGGATGAACAAGGCGGACAATTCCGGCTGTAATGACCCACAG AATGGAAACACCGGATGGTCGAACCAGAGCAGCGGCTCTCAAAACTCCGTGGAAAAGTCAAACTTTCTTTAA
- the LOC128254311 gene encoding partner of Y14 and mago — MPQSPRKKFHPQRRLSISIACQLGIVFYRSSKMSTYLQSSEGKFIPATKRPDGTWRKARRVKDGYVPQEEVPLYESKGKQFVAQRSQAGVPPGMCPLVAAESKKEREKQERTKAKRQDKDAARQPKAPTPGVLVIQPPPSSTCPPLKANQQQQQQQQQQQQPSGSREINSLSRAMEDTLQLDGQAQEVDPAKLLKKLRKKVREIEQIESRIQAGEQKKLDKDQLDKVKKKSEILRQIKALEGEPRS; from the coding sequence ATGCCCCAATCGCCGCGCAAAAAGTTCCATCCGCAACGACGGCTATCGATTAGTATCGCCTGTCAATTGggcattgttttttatagaAGCAGCAAGATGAGCACCTACCTACAGAGCAGCGAGGGCAAGTTCATCCCGGCCACCAAGCGGCCGGATGGCACCTGGCGCAAGGCGCGTCGCGTCAAGGATGGCTACGTGCCGCAGGAGGAGGTGCCGCTGTACGAGAGCAAGGGCAAGCAGTTCGTGGCCCAGCGCAGCCAGGCCGGAGTGCCGCCTGGCATGTGTCCCCTGGTGGCCGCCGAGTCCAAGAAGGAGCGCGAGAAGCAGGAGCGCACCAAGGCCAAGCGGCAGGACAAGGATGCGGCCAGGCAGCCAAAGGCGCCGACGCCCGGTGTCCTGGTTATTCAGCCGCCGCCGTCCAGCACGTGTCCGCCTCTAAAAGccaatcagcagcagcagcagcagcagcagcagcagcagcagccatcTGGCAGCCGAGAGATCAACTCGTTGTCCAGGGCCATGGAGGACACACTCCAGCTGGACGGACAAGCTCAGGAGGTCGATCCCGCCAAGCTGTTGAAAAAGCTGCGCAAGAAAGTCCGCGAAATCGAACAGATCGAGAGCCGGATTCAGGCCGGCGAGCAGAAGAAACTGGACAAGGATCAGCTGGACAAGGTGAAAAAGAAGTCGGAGATCCTGCGGCAAATCAAGGCCTTGGAGGGCGAGCCGCGCTCATAG
- the LOC128254055 gene encoding TAR DNA-binding protein 43 isoform X2, with the protein MDFVQVSEEEGDEPIELPAEEDGTLLLSTLQAQFPGSCGLKYRNLDTKAVRGVRSNEGRLFPPSVDSGWGEYLYFCVFPKENKRKSDDNLENSTAKTKRIETRLRCTDLIVLGLPWKTTEESLREYFETYGEVLMAQIKKDTKSGQSKGFGFVRFGSYDAQMRVLSNRHLIDGRWCEVKVPNSKGMGHQVPCKVFVGRCTEDINSDDLREYFSKFGEVTDVFIPRPFRAFSFVTFLDPDVAQSLCGEDHIIKGVSVHVSNAAPKAEQNRNQQVQSYNYNSANSFGMHSYHPQGNHMNPGRNGHHRGNNQHSAHGGESSIIANNHSNIGTTGYGMGGNNYGGNSGGGYHNNSSNHSSGGNANRQDGGTQYNSRQANFHGMNQPHNGNVGGSNGWMNRGHLDMPNLQALGINSQGSSSSNQGQNMSNQSMLNLNSLPLNPALVAAALNQWSLVGNQLQNQNQDQQGGNFLSWMAQNGGHNNANNFGGRKGSNNPNNPGANGMNKADNSGCNDPQNGNTGWSNQSSGSQNSVEKSNFL; encoded by the exons ATGGATTTCGTTCAAGTTTCGGAGGAGGAGGGTGACGAGCCCATTGAGCTGCCGGCCGAGGAGGATGGCACTCTGCTGCTGTCCACCCTGCAGGCACAGTTTCCCGGATCCTGCGGCCTTAAGTATCGCAACCTGGACACGAAGGCGGTTCGAGGAGTTCGCTCCAACGAGGGCAGACTGTTTCCGCCCAGCGTGGACTCCGGCTGGGGGGAATACCTGTACTTTTGTGTGTTTCCCAAGG AAAACAAGCGCAAGAGCGACGATAACTTGGAAAACTCAACGGCCAAGACCAAACGTATTGAGACCCGGCTGCGATGCACTGATCTTATTGTACTAGGCCTGCCCTGGAAGACCACTGAGGAGAGTCTGCGGGAGTACTTTGAGACTTACGGCGAAGTGCTGATGGCCCAGATCAAGAAGGACACCAAGTCCGGGCAGTCCAAGGGCTTTGGATTCGTGCGGTTTGGCTCATACGACGCCCAGATGCGTGTTCTCTCCAACCGCCACCTCATCGACGGTCGTTGGTGCGAGGTTAAGGTGCCCAACTCCAAG GGCATGGGCCATCAGGTGCCTTGCAAGGTCTTCGTGGGCCGCTGCACAGAGGACATAAACTCGGACGACTTGCGGGAGTACTTCTCCAAGTTCGGCGAGGTTACAGACGTGTTCATTCCCCGTCCCTTTAGGGCCTTTAGTTTTGTCACTTTCCTCGATCCTGATGTGGCCCAGTCGCTGTGTGGCGAGGATCACATAATCAAGG GAGTTTCGGTGCATGTGTCGAATGCCGCCCCGAAAGCCGAGCAGAACAGGAACCAGCAGGTTCAGAGCTACAATTATAACTCGGCCAACAGCTTCGGCATGCACTCGTACCACCCGCAGGGCAACCACATGAATCCCGGCCGCAACGGACACCACAGAGGTAATAACCAACACAGCGCTCACGGCGGTGAGAGCTCAATCATCGCCAATAATCACAGCAACATTGGCACCACCGGCTACGGCATGGGCGGCAATAATTACGGCGGGAATTCGGGCGGGGGCTATCACAACAATAGCAGTAATCACTCTAGTGGCGGGAACGCAAATCGCCAGGACGGCGGCACCCAGTATAACAGTAGGCAGGCCAACTTTCACGGAATGAACCAGCCCCACAACGGCAACGTGGGCGGCAGCAACGGTTGGATGAATCGGGGCCACCTGGACATGCCCAATCTGCAGGCGCTGGGCATCAATTCGCAGGGATCGAGCTCCTCCAACCAGGGCCAGAACATGAGCAACCAGTCGATGCTCAATCTGAACTCGTTGCCGCTCAATCCCGCCCTGGTCGCTGCCGCCTTGAACCAGTGGAGCCTGGTGGGCAACCAGCTGCAGAATCAAAACCAGGACCAGCAG GGAGGAAATTTTTTATCATGGATGGCCCAGAACGGTGGCCACAACAATGCCAACAACTTTGGCGGACGGAAGGGATCGAATAACCCGAACAACCCGGGCGCCAACGGGATGAACAAGGCGGACAATTCCGGCTGTAATGACCCACAG AATGGAAACACCGGATGGTCGAACCAGAGCAGCGGCTCTCAAAACTCCGTGGAAAAGTCAAACTTTCTTTAA
- the LOC128254055 gene encoding TAR DNA-binding protein 43 isoform X1 yields MHLERTDELTLEGGGSVSVSVSLVMDFVQVSEEEGDEPIELPAEEDGTLLLSTLQAQFPGSCGLKYRNLDTKAVRGVRSNEGRLFPPSVDSGWGEYLYFCVFPKENKRKSDDNLENSTAKTKRIETRLRCTDLIVLGLPWKTTEESLREYFETYGEVLMAQIKKDTKSGQSKGFGFVRFGSYDAQMRVLSNRHLIDGRWCEVKVPNSKGMGHQVPCKVFVGRCTEDINSDDLREYFSKFGEVTDVFIPRPFRAFSFVTFLDPDVAQSLCGEDHIIKGVSVHVSNAAPKAEQNRNQQVQSYNYNSANSFGMHSYHPQGNHMNPGRNGHHRGNNQHSAHGGESSIIANNHSNIGTTGYGMGGNNYGGNSGGGYHNNSSNHSSGGNANRQDGGTQYNSRQANFHGMNQPHNGNVGGSNGWMNRGHLDMPNLQALGINSQGSSSSNQGQNMSNQSMLNLNSLPLNPALVAAALNQWSLVGNQLQNQNQDQQGGNFLSWMAQNGGHNNANNFGGRKGSNNPNNPGANGMNKADNSGCNDPQNGNTGWSNQSSGSQNSVEKSNFL; encoded by the exons ATGCATCTGGAAAGAACGGATGAACTGA CACTCGAAGGAGGAGGgtccgtgtccgtgtccgtgtccTTGGTAATGGATTTCGTTCAAGTTTCGGAGGAGGAGGGTGACGAGCCCATTGAGCTGCCGGCCGAGGAGGATGGCACTCTGCTGCTGTCCACCCTGCAGGCACAGTTTCCCGGATCCTGCGGCCTTAAGTATCGCAACCTGGACACGAAGGCGGTTCGAGGAGTTCGCTCCAACGAGGGCAGACTGTTTCCGCCCAGCGTGGACTCCGGCTGGGGGGAATACCTGTACTTTTGTGTGTTTCCCAAGG AAAACAAGCGCAAGAGCGACGATAACTTGGAAAACTCAACGGCCAAGACCAAACGTATTGAGACCCGGCTGCGATGCACTGATCTTATTGTACTAGGCCTGCCCTGGAAGACCACTGAGGAGAGTCTGCGGGAGTACTTTGAGACTTACGGCGAAGTGCTGATGGCCCAGATCAAGAAGGACACCAAGTCCGGGCAGTCCAAGGGCTTTGGATTCGTGCGGTTTGGCTCATACGACGCCCAGATGCGTGTTCTCTCCAACCGCCACCTCATCGACGGTCGTTGGTGCGAGGTTAAGGTGCCCAACTCCAAG GGCATGGGCCATCAGGTGCCTTGCAAGGTCTTCGTGGGCCGCTGCACAGAGGACATAAACTCGGACGACTTGCGGGAGTACTTCTCCAAGTTCGGCGAGGTTACAGACGTGTTCATTCCCCGTCCCTTTAGGGCCTTTAGTTTTGTCACTTTCCTCGATCCTGATGTGGCCCAGTCGCTGTGTGGCGAGGATCACATAATCAAGG GAGTTTCGGTGCATGTGTCGAATGCCGCCCCGAAAGCCGAGCAGAACAGGAACCAGCAGGTTCAGAGCTACAATTATAACTCGGCCAACAGCTTCGGCATGCACTCGTACCACCCGCAGGGCAACCACATGAATCCCGGCCGCAACGGACACCACAGAGGTAATAACCAACACAGCGCTCACGGCGGTGAGAGCTCAATCATCGCCAATAATCACAGCAACATTGGCACCACCGGCTACGGCATGGGCGGCAATAATTACGGCGGGAATTCGGGCGGGGGCTATCACAACAATAGCAGTAATCACTCTAGTGGCGGGAACGCAAATCGCCAGGACGGCGGCACCCAGTATAACAGTAGGCAGGCCAACTTTCACGGAATGAACCAGCCCCACAACGGCAACGTGGGCGGCAGCAACGGTTGGATGAATCGGGGCCACCTGGACATGCCCAATCTGCAGGCGCTGGGCATCAATTCGCAGGGATCGAGCTCCTCCAACCAGGGCCAGAACATGAGCAACCAGTCGATGCTCAATCTGAACTCGTTGCCGCTCAATCCCGCCCTGGTCGCTGCCGCCTTGAACCAGTGGAGCCTGGTGGGCAACCAGCTGCAGAATCAAAACCAGGACCAGCAG GGAGGAAATTTTTTATCATGGATGGCCCAGAACGGTGGCCACAACAATGCCAACAACTTTGGCGGACGGAAGGGATCGAATAACCCGAACAACCCGGGCGCCAACGGGATGAACAAGGCGGACAATTCCGGCTGTAATGACCCACAG AATGGAAACACCGGATGGTCGAACCAGAGCAGCGGCTCTCAAAACTCCGTGGAAAAGTCAAACTTTCTTTAA
- the LOC128254305 gene encoding benign gonial cell neoplasm protein has translation MNKIIQDKFIPQQLLYFIAGRRCCQQFPCTFRTSEHKAFVNCARSLGLRSQIVQVNGNGCVKIYKQACRHYLEEPKMLTMSSGATLSMFSLLGKKSLMSREELELSGEMNTRKPSALDMPSLQLPLSPIRPPNLGSWTETQRQFLASFPGHQMRDEIMQPLYAHRVIVFNADLSWDKSVFLPLLILDDCKTKKSNAKIICIERQAIVALYNSQRMANFFGEQLGDTVGLQLPHFGNIGSTTFIVFSTAENFLRSLASQKLSNVSHLVVNDVHLHDPHTDILLSEIRDALNSSPNLRVVLLSQMADTKKFIDFFGEGSELNVMPQEHQQPEARPRISYLNELHSCIALAGIHKGPDVYKELPDAFRTQGQRNEQIDKCLQAYAEMGTDAAIRPFLYAVNYDLVPVNYRHSMNGRTAVHIAAELNNDSHLRLLLFMGADPYILDMNHQSAISLAAMNGNHMCIDILNHYSLHGYVLKSAKPDFVDYDRIIDIMYLLRTKPEYSPGNILIILPTYYHIVKLNYMLLSHCLTGNLPELSIFTLHENMRREYIDALVNAREDTVKVVLTTDIIESLCLKVSFKYEIDTACMLNQIYDSSTYTGDDRYEWVSKDCLLRRESILDLEAADAQCFRLISKEAFEELGEKSQPRLQTMQLDKICLTVKLLSPNMIISEYLGLTISPPPLINVHQAVQLLKKIDALDETEDVTWLGCRLQDIPVPCQLGRMLIFGILLRCLDPILTIVSSLTTADPLAIPFNEDIDHLWDRFTIYIQKRIKNERARLADNQFSDHFIFVRLFQEWQNRLHDKIARLYLTDEYDFVLNGLMEQLSYTRSNIVSSLRAANLVHSRGKLNLHNLNQMSGNWHVVKAALTGGMYPNICAVDTGKNCLKSAFSGNVYLHPNTVLRDFLEPFNTSALNFRTPWIVCTKQKNHIIYATMVVPLAVALFAGPPRLRVSQICNTQATSADGIVNLFIDEWIWMVMSNTSAEMIMRTRQYFFKMYHELLKNCSDQDLWRTSTLTGSHNAEMTETLAQIFENEESFVGFPKPPPTNYMAHSKIPALYLLKVNGQFSWLREMDENRALFQKAKQFNSHFVERQFFLLFSDGECEEFYTKSTAAYIESVLGKFARPIESPNRHIFVVLYRKDPSVMLSVSRAKTINGEFTLKEYFRNSIPVHEILEACISLNFNVPIFDGRLMSCLIDKRVGNLIMDLFAFRHHWIHKR, from the exons ATGAACAAGATAATCCAGGACAAGTTTATTCCGCAGCAATTGTTGTACTTTATTGCCGGCCGGCGCTGCTGCCAGCAATTTCCGTGCACATTCCGGACCAGCGAGCACAAAGCGTTCGTGAATTGCGCGCGCTCCTTGGGCCTCCGATCGCAGATTGTGCAGGTCAATGGCAACGGGTGCGTGAAGATCTACAAGCAGGCATGTCGCCACTACCTGGAGGAGCCCAAAATGCTGACCATGTCGTCGGGCGCCACGCTGAGCATGTTCAGCCTGCTGGGCAAGAAGTCCTTAATGTCCAGAGAGGAGTTGGAGCTCAGCGGCGAAATGAACACGAGAAAACCCAGTGCCTTGGACATGCCATCACTGCAGCTACCCCTGTCCCCCATCCGTCCGCCGAATCTGGGCAGCTGGACGGAGACGCAGCGCCAATTCCTCGCCAGCTTTCCGGGTCACCAGATGCGCGACGAGATCATGCAACCCCTCTACGCCCACCGGGTGATCGTCTTCAATGCGGACCTCTCCTGGGACAAGTCCGTGTTCCTGCCCCTGCTCATCCTGGACGACTGCAAGACCAAGAAGTCCAATGCCAAGATCATCTGCATCGAGCGGCAAGCCATTGTGGCCCTCTACAACAGCCAGCGTATGGCCAACTTCTTTGGCGAGCAACTGGGAGATACTGTGGGCCTCCAGCTGCCGCACTTCGGCAACATCGGCTCCACCACCTTCATCGTCTTTTCGACGGCCGAGAACTTTCTGCGCTCCCTGGCCAGCCAGAAGTTGAGCAACGTAAGTCACCTCGTGGTGAACGATGTGCATCTGCATGATCCCCATACCGATATCCTGCTCAGCGAGATTCGCGACGCCTTGAACAGCAGTCCAAACCTGAGGGTGGTGCTGCTGTCGCAGATGGCCGACACCAAGAAGTTCATCGACTTCTTTGGCGAGGGCTCGGAGTTGAATGTGATGCCCCAGGAGCACCAGCAGCCGGAGGCGAGGCCACGTATCTCCTACCTGAACGAACTGCACAGCTGCATTGCTCTGGCCGGGATCCACAAGGGGCCAGACGTCTACAAGGAGCTCCCGGATGCATTCCGCACCCAGGGCCAGCGCAACGAGCAGATCGACAAGTGCCTGCAGGCCTACGCAGAGATGGGCACGGATGCGGCCATACGTCCGTTTCTGTATGCAGTCAACTATGACCTGGTGCCGGTCAACTACAGGCACTCCATGAACGGCAGGACGGCCGTGCACATTGCCGCCGAGCTGAACAACGACAGCCATCTCCGCCTGCTGCTCTTCATGGGCGCCGATCCCTATATCCTGGACATGAATCACCAGAGCGCCATCTCGCTGGCGGCCATGAATGGCAATCACATGTGCATCGATATCCTCAACCACTATAGTCTGCATGGCTATGTGTTGAAGAGCGCCAAGCCGGATTTCGTGGACTACGATCGTATAATAGACATCATGTATCTGTTGCGCACCAAACCGGAGTATTCACCAG GCAACATCCTCATTATTTTGCCCACCTACTACCATATTGTTAAGCTGAACTACATGCTACTGAGTCACTGTCTGACTGGCAACCTGCCGGAGCTCTCCATTTTCACGCTGCACGAGAACATGAGGAGGGAGTACATCGATGCGTTGGTCAATGCTCGCGAGGACACCGTGAAGGTGGTCCTAACCACGGATATTATCGAATCGCTCTGTCTTAAGGTGTCCTTCAAGTACGAAATAGACACGGCCTGCATGCTCAACCAGATCTACGATAGCAGCACCTACACCGGGGACGATCGATACGAATGGGTGTCCAAGGATTGCCTTCTGCGCAGGGAGTCGATTCTCGATCTCGAAG CTGCCGATGCGCAATGCTTCCGTTTGATATCGAAAGAGGCTTTCGAAGAGCTGGGGGAGAAGAGTCAGCCGCGCCTGCAAACCATGCAGCTGGACAAGATCTGCTTGACGGTTAAGTTGCTCTCGCCCAACATGATTATAAGTGAATATCTGGGCCTCACCATCTCACCGCCGCCGCTGATCAACGTGCACCAGGCCGTGCAGTTGCTCAAGAAAATAGACGCGCTGGACGAGACTGAGGATGTGACATGGCTGGGCTGCCGACTGCAGGACATCCCTGTGCCTTGCCAACTCGGCCGCATGCTGATCTTTGGCATCCTGCTGCGGTGCCTCGATCCAATACTCACCATCGTAAGCTCGCTGACCACGGCGGATCCGCTGGCCATTCCGTTCAACGAGGACATCGATCACTTGTGGGACAGATTCACCATTTACATCCAGAAACGCATCAAGAACGAGCGGGCACGCCTGGCGGACAATCAGTTCTCCGATCACTTCATCTTCGTGCGCTTGTTCCAGGAATGGCAAAATCGACTGCACGACAAGATAGCTCGGCTATATCTCACGGATGAATATGACTTTGTGCTAAACGGGTTGATGGAACAGCTCAGCTACACGCGCTCCAACATTGTGAGCTCCCTGCGGGCCGCCAATTTGGTCCACAGTCGTGGGAAGCTGAACTTGCATAATCTCAACCAGATGTCCGGTAATTGGCACGTTGTAAAGGCGGCCTTGACGGGCGGCATGTATCCCAATATCTGTGCCGTGGACACCGGTAAAAACTGCTTGAAATCGGCATTTTCCGGAAATGTTTACCTGCATCCCAACACTGTGCTCCGTGACTTTTTGGAGCCATTTAACACTTCGGCTCTGAACTTTCGCACACCTTGGATTGTGTGCACCAAGCAGAAGAACCATATCATATACGCCACCATGGTTGTTCCCTTGGCGGTGGCTTTGTTTGCCG gaCCTCCCCGCCTTCGGGTTTCCCAAATATGCAACACCCAAGCTACTTCCGCCGATGGCATCGTTAATCTCTTCATAGATGAGTGGATCTGGATGGTTATGTCCAACACTTCGGCGGAGATGATCATGCGAACGCGTCAGTACTTCTTCAAAATGTATCACGAATTGCTGAAGAACTGTAGTGACCAGGACTTGTGGCGCACCAGCACCTTGACGGGTTCACATAACGCCGAAATGACTGAAACTCTAGCGCAGATTTTCGAGAACGAGGAATCTTTCGTCGGCTTTCCCAAGCCGCCGCCCACAAACTATATGGCACATAGCAAGATACCGGCCTTGTATCTTCTGAAAGTGAATGGGCAGTTCAGTTGGCTCCGCGAAATGGACGAGAATCGGGCGTTGTTCCAAAAGGCCAAACAATTCAATTCACATTTCGTAGAGAGGCAATTTTTCCTGCTCTTCTCGGATGGCGAATGCGAGGAGTTCTACACGAAAAGCACAGCAGCCTATATTGAAAGTGTGCTGGGGAAATTTGCCAGGCCCATTGAGTCACCCAACAGACATATCTTTGTGGTTCTCTACAGAAAGGATCCATCGGTAATGCTCAGCGTTAGTCGAGCCAAAACTATTAATGGTGAATTTACGCTGAAGGAATACTTCCGGAACTCCATTCCAGTGCATGAGATTTT AGAGGCTTGTATATCGTTAAATTTTAACGTGCCAATATTCGATGGTCGCCTAATGTCATGTCTGATTGACAAACGTGTGGGAAACTTAATCATGGATCTGTTTGCCTTCCGACATCATTGGATTCACAAGCGATAA
- the LOC128254055 gene encoding TAR DNA-binding protein 43 isoform X4 translates to MDFVQVSEEEGDEPIELPAEEDGTLLLSTLQAQFPGSCGLKYRNLDTKAVRGVRSNEGRLFPPSVDSGWGEYLYFCVFPKENKRKSDDNLENSTAKTKRIETRLRCTDLIVLGLPWKTTEESLREYFETYGEVLMAQIKKDTKSGQSKGFGFVRFGSYDAQMRVLSNRHLIDGRWCEVKVPNSKGMGHQVPCKVFVGRCTEDINSDDLREYFSKFGEVTDVFIPRPFRAFSFVTFLDPDVAQSLCGEDHIIKGVSVHVSNAAPKAEQNRNQQVQSYNYNSANSFGMHSYHPQGNHMNPGRNGHHRGRKFFIMDGPERWPQQCQQLWRTEGIE, encoded by the exons ATGGATTTCGTTCAAGTTTCGGAGGAGGAGGGTGACGAGCCCATTGAGCTGCCGGCCGAGGAGGATGGCACTCTGCTGCTGTCCACCCTGCAGGCACAGTTTCCCGGATCCTGCGGCCTTAAGTATCGCAACCTGGACACGAAGGCGGTTCGAGGAGTTCGCTCCAACGAGGGCAGACTGTTTCCGCCCAGCGTGGACTCCGGCTGGGGGGAATACCTGTACTTTTGTGTGTTTCCCAAGG AAAACAAGCGCAAGAGCGACGATAACTTGGAAAACTCAACGGCCAAGACCAAACGTATTGAGACCCGGCTGCGATGCACTGATCTTATTGTACTAGGCCTGCCCTGGAAGACCACTGAGGAGAGTCTGCGGGAGTACTTTGAGACTTACGGCGAAGTGCTGATGGCCCAGATCAAGAAGGACACCAAGTCCGGGCAGTCCAAGGGCTTTGGATTCGTGCGGTTTGGCTCATACGACGCCCAGATGCGTGTTCTCTCCAACCGCCACCTCATCGACGGTCGTTGGTGCGAGGTTAAGGTGCCCAACTCCAAG GGCATGGGCCATCAGGTGCCTTGCAAGGTCTTCGTGGGCCGCTGCACAGAGGACATAAACTCGGACGACTTGCGGGAGTACTTCTCCAAGTTCGGCGAGGTTACAGACGTGTTCATTCCCCGTCCCTTTAGGGCCTTTAGTTTTGTCACTTTCCTCGATCCTGATGTGGCCCAGTCGCTGTGTGGCGAGGATCACATAATCAAGG GAGTTTCGGTGCATGTGTCGAATGCCGCCCCGAAAGCCGAGCAGAACAGGAACCAGCAGGTTCAGAGCTACAATTATAACTCGGCCAACAGCTTCGGCATGCACTCGTACCACCCGCAGGGCAACCACATGAATCCCGGCCGCAACGGACACCACAGAG GGAGGAAATTTTTTATCATGGATGGCCCAGAACGGTGGCCACAACAATGCCAACAACTTTGGCGGACGGAAGGGATCGAATAA